A single window of Macaca mulatta isolate MMU2019108-1 chromosome 9, T2T-MMU8v2.0, whole genome shotgun sequence DNA harbors:
- the SPMIP5 gene encoding sperm-associated microtubule inner protein 5 isoform X1 — MEPSKTFMRNLPITPGYSGFIPFLSCQGTSREDDMNHCVKTFQEKTQHYKDQLREFCCAVATAPKLKPVNSEEMVLRALHQYNQQHHPLLLECKYVKKPLQEPPIPGWAGYLPRARVTEFGCGTRYTVMAKNCYKDFLDITERAKKAHLKPYEEIYGVSSTKTSAPSPKVLQHEELLPKYPDFSIPDESCPALGRPLREDPRTPLTCGCAQRPSIPCSGKIYLEPLSSAKYAEG, encoded by the exons ATGGAGCCTTCCAAGAccttcatgagaaatctgccaaTCACACCAGGCTACAGCG GCTTCATACCATTCCTCAGCTGCCAAGGAACGTCCAGGGAGGATGACATGAACCACTGTGTGAAAACCTTCCAGGAGAAAACACAGCACTATAAAGACCAGTTGCGGGAATTTTGCTGTGCAGTGGCCACTGCCCCAAAACTGAAGCCTGTCAACTCCGAGGAGATGGTCCTGCGGGCCCTGCACCAGTACAATCAGCAGCACCACCCCCTGCTCCTGG AATGCAAATACGTAAAGAAACCTCTCCAGGAGCCTCCAATCCCTGGCTGGGCAGGCTACCTGCCGAGAGCCAGGGTCACTGAATTTGGCTGTGGCACGAGATATACTGTCATGGCCAAAAACTGCTACAAGGATTTCCTGGACATCACAGAGAGGGCCAAGAAAGCACATCTGAAACCATATGAAGA AATATACGGAGTTAGCTCCACAAAAACTTCTGCTCCTTCTCCAAAAGTTTTGCAGCATGAAGAGCTGCTGCCAAAATATCCCGATTTTTCTATTCCAG ATGAAAGCTGCCCTGCCCTTGGAAGGCCCCTGAGAGAGGACCCCAGAACTCCGTTGACATGTGGCTGTGCTCAGAGGCCAAGTATACCATGCAGTGGGAAGATTTACCTAGAGCCACTGTCCTCCGCAAAGTATGCAGAAGGCTAG
- the SPMIP5 gene encoding sperm-associated microtubule inner protein 5, giving the protein MEPSKTFMRNLPITPGYSGFIPFLSCQGTSREDDMNHCVKTFQEKTQHYKDQLREFCCAVATAPKLKPVNSEEMVLRALHQYNQQHHPLLLECKYVKKPLQEPPIPGWAGYLPRARVTEFGCGTRYTVMAKNCYKDFLDITERAKKAHLKPYEE; this is encoded by the exons ATGGAGCCTTCCAAGAccttcatgagaaatctgccaaTCACACCAGGCTACAGCG GCTTCATACCATTCCTCAGCTGCCAAGGAACGTCCAGGGAGGATGACATGAACCACTGTGTGAAAACCTTCCAGGAGAAAACACAGCACTATAAAGACCAGTTGCGGGAATTTTGCTGTGCAGTGGCCACTGCCCCAAAACTGAAGCCTGTCAACTCCGAGGAGATGGTCCTGCGGGCCCTGCACCAGTACAATCAGCAGCACCACCCCCTGCTCCTGG AATGCAAATACGTAAAGAAACCTCTCCAGGAGCCTCCAATCCCTGGCTGGGCAGGCTACCTGCCGAGAGCCAGGGTCACTGAATTTGGCTGTGGCACGAGATATACTGTCATGGCCAAAAACTGCTACAAGGATTTCCTGGACATCACAGAGAGGGCCAAGAAAGCACATCTGAAACCATATGAAGAGTGA